In Pseudomonas sp. GCEP-101, one DNA window encodes the following:
- a CDS encoding amino acid permease, whose amino-acid sequence MSSHDLQRDLNERHIRLMALGACIGVGLFLGSAKAIQMAGPAIMLSYIIGGLAILVIMRALGEMAVHNPVAGSFARYAQDYLGPLAGYLTGWNYWFLWLVTCVAEITAVAIYMGIWFPDVPRWIWALAALASMGTINLIAVRAFGEFEFWFALIKIVTIVAMILVGGGMIVFGLGNGGIATGISNLWSNGGFMPHGITGVLMSLQMVMFAYLGVEMIGLTAGEAKNPQKTIPGAINSVFWRILLFYVGALFVIMSIYPWNEIGTQGSPFVMTFERMGIKTAAGIINFVVITAALSSCNGGIFSTGRMLYSLAQHGQAPAVFAKTSKGGVPRNALLLSIFALLLGVLLNYLVPEKVFTWVTSIATFGAIWTWAMILLAQLKFRRGLSAAEAGKLQFRMWLYPVSSYLAMAFLVLVVVLMAFFEDTRIALYIGPAFLVLLTVLYYALNLAPKEQGSVASRA is encoded by the coding sequence AGATGGCCGGCCCGGCCATCATGCTCTCCTACATCATCGGCGGTCTCGCCATCCTGGTGATCATGCGCGCGCTGGGCGAGATGGCCGTGCACAATCCCGTCGCCGGCTCCTTCGCCCGCTACGCCCAGGACTACCTCGGCCCGCTGGCCGGCTACCTGACCGGCTGGAACTACTGGTTCCTCTGGCTGGTGACCTGCGTCGCGGAGATCACCGCGGTGGCCATCTACATGGGCATCTGGTTCCCCGACGTGCCGCGCTGGATCTGGGCGCTGGCCGCGCTGGCGAGCATGGGCACCATCAACCTGATCGCCGTGCGCGCCTTCGGTGAGTTCGAGTTCTGGTTCGCCCTGATCAAGATCGTCACCATCGTCGCCATGATCCTGGTGGGCGGCGGCATGATCGTCTTCGGCCTGGGCAACGGCGGCATCGCCACCGGTATCTCCAACCTCTGGAGCAACGGCGGCTTCATGCCCCACGGCATCACCGGCGTGCTGATGTCGCTGCAGATGGTGATGTTCGCCTACCTGGGCGTGGAGATGATCGGCCTCACCGCCGGCGAAGCGAAGAACCCGCAGAAGACCATTCCCGGCGCCATCAACTCGGTGTTCTGGCGCATCCTGCTGTTCTACGTGGGCGCGCTGTTCGTGATCATGTCGATCTACCCGTGGAACGAGATCGGCACCCAGGGCAGCCCCTTCGTGATGACCTTCGAGCGCATGGGCATCAAGACCGCCGCCGGCATCATCAACTTCGTGGTGATCACCGCCGCGCTGTCGTCCTGCAACGGCGGCATCTTCAGCACCGGGCGCATGCTCTACAGCCTCGCCCAGCACGGCCAGGCGCCGGCGGTGTTCGCCAAGACCTCCAAGGGCGGCGTGCCGCGCAATGCGCTGCTGCTGTCGATCTTCGCGCTGCTGCTGGGCGTGTTGCTGAACTATCTCGTGCCCGAGAAGGTGTTCACCTGGGTGACCTCCATCGCCACCTTCGGTGCGATCTGGACCTGGGCGATGATCCTGCTGGCGCAACTGAAGTTCCGCCGCGGCCTCTCCGCCGCCGAAGCCGGCAAGCTGCAGTTCAGGATGTGGCTGTACCCGGTCAGCTCCTACCTCGCCATGGCCTTCCTGGTGCTGGTGGTGGTGCTGATGGCCTTCTTCGAGGACACCCGCATCGCGCTGTACATCGGCCCGGCCTTCCTGGTGCTGCTGACGGTGCTGTACTACGCGCTGAACCTTGCCCCCAAAGAGCAGGGCAGCGTTGCCAGCCGTGCCTGA